The genome window TAATTATCCTTGTTCAAAGGTTCTTACAAATTGTtggaattttttttatatgaatcatgctCGAGAATCATCAGGACAGACACCTGCAGTGTCCAAAATTAATGTGTAGAAACTAAAAAGACAATTCCTGTGAAGTCTTTTATCAGTTTTATGATTCTAACAATCATCCTTGGGATCAAGAGAAGCCCTTCAGTCATTGTTACTTTATGGCACCAAAATTGTTGGTTGTGGGAAATTTTTGCATCGACCTGAAACTTCAAAGAGCTGTAGCTAATACTGCTTCAaagttttttaatatgtaatttggCCTTTAAAAGCCATGGAAAAGAATGATCATCTTTTTTATCATTGCTGCAGTCTTGCTCCATGTATGCCATGGTTAGTGATCCTAAACCTTGGTTCCCTTTTTCCTAACATGGAGATGTGATGATAAGGACATTTTTTTAATAGAGACAGATTGAGTTACAAAAAAGATATTTCATAATGTGATTAATGCGAGAATTTTCTTTCTTTATGCTTAACATGCAAAGGGCATGCATAGCACCAGTATTGTAAAAGAAAGGAataggtgattttgtttatcactcacagaaaaattaaataaaacttCATTTTAATCCTTGGTTAGCACTACTTCTAAGTCTCTCTGAGCACAATCATTTCATATTGATACTTTTTCTGGTAACACTGCATTCATTTAATCATTTTCATGTTTGTAAAATCATGTTCTTAATATTTTGGGGTCTCGATTGTCAGATGTTTTGATTCTTTTTATTACTACAGAACTGTTTTTATATCGACCATAGAAAATTTCCTCCCAGTCCAAGGTAAACTTGATGATTAGTGACATTCAGCTCCATCTTATTAATTTTAGTCCTTGATCAAAACTGGCTcaatttttggctttatttttctGAACAgtatttttgttaaaaaaaatagaaGTTTTCCTTAGGGGTAAGTTGGACTTCATCCTTATACTACCTTCTATAATTAAAACTATCATCAACAAACAATGTGGATCATGAATTGCATTTTGAACATAACTTGTGAGTTTCTTCATTGTTAGTGCAAAAATGTGAGATATTGTAGTTTGGTTTtcgattaatttttttaattcttaaTCGTGATCTGAAGTTCTAAACTCATGATTTTATACACAACCAAGATTCCAGTTCACCTCTTCAACCGCTAAATTCTTTTCTTTCTCAACATACTTGTCTACTAGCGACCTTATAGGGCATTTTAGAAGTTCAAAGATGAATCCCCATGCCTCAATCTATAAAATAAAGTGAAGGTAATTTAAGATAAGAAAGTTTATAAAATAGAATTTTTTCTGTCTTTGTGCAAGATTGCTTGTTCAGTGAGTGCTTGTGTTATTCAGAATTAGTGGTTGGACTATGTTTTCTGCTTGGCTTGTTAGATGAATGCCTTGGAAAAAGAATGAATGTGATAATTTCCAGCCACGCTTGGACATGACTTGTTTCCCAAATAATTAATTTGGAAGCACAACCCTGATTTTTTAAAAATGTTACTGCAACCTATTGTGTAATTTCCAATACTTTGGAAACTTGCCTATACGAAAATATTGTCCGCATTAATTTATTAAGCATAAACTAGagcaatttttttttacttttagaaGCTTCTTTTTGACATCTATTAATGATTATACAGTTCTGAATTGTGCTACCATATAAAAGTAATTGTATTTGTTTTATCTACTCTTCTAGTTAAGATGCTCTATGCTTATTATTCTTTGAGTGATTCTAAGTTCATGACAAGTGTGTTGACTTTGGCATTGATTTTGCATATGATTTGCAATTTTGGTTTAGCAACAGATATTGTTATTGATGGAGCTAAGTTGTAGGCTGAATTCCATTTTAGCTAATCCAAGTCTTGTGAAATTACTTTCTGCATTCTCTAATCATGCTGAAATGGCATGTGAGCATGGTCATTGTGCAGTTATTGCCTTGTATTGCTCATGCTAGAAATGTGTCCAAGGTTCCACAGTTTTTCACATGCTCATGTTCATTTCCAATGCAGACAAATAAAATATTagtttttgttattgttgttacaCTTGATATATCTGGTTTGTCATCCTATGCTAACAGTGTCTTTTCTCTTGAAGGCCATCGAGCTAGACTAGTTGATGAAGAAGAGATACCAATGGACATGGATCATGAAGGAGATGTTTTGCAGGAAAAATTGTCTGAGAGTGATAGGATTAGAGATACAAAAAGGCTCTTTGGAGGTAGTTCTGTTTTAAAAGACAAAGATCCTTGTAAAAACAATCTGTTTggagatgatgaagaatgtgatcATGGAAAAGGATATTTAAAGCCTGATACCTCAAAATGTCACCGTTCTGCTCCTGGTTATGTCATTCTCCCCGATCATGTACTATTCAAAAACATgtattttttgttaatttttagGAAATTGACTATCTTTCCTCTGCTAATCTCTTATGCTTGCCTGTTAACAGTGTCATATACTGCCGCCAAGCTACATGAGTGAAATTGGTTCGGCTGTCTTGAATGACTCTCTGGTATGCATGACATCAGGTAGTGAGAACAATTCTTTTAAGATTATGCACTGGAACAAGTATGAAGAATGCTTAATCAGATGTGATGATGACAGGTACTTTTGTTTATTATGCATACTCTtgcaagtaaattgctcaagatcaCTATAACCTGTTGACATAAGCTTAAGCAGTTTGGCTATAGTCAAGTAATTTAATTGTACACCTGATGATCAAGTGATATAAAAGATAAGGAGAAAATTTACTCTATAAATTATTTCTTATAAGTGTAATCCATCTTCCTTTCTGAGCTTTCAAAAGCAAAATGTCTTTCTTATGACCATATAtactttgaatattttatatgacTCTCTGTAATACATTCAGGTTTGAGCTGGATATGCTTTTAAAACTCGTTACTGTAACTGCTAAGAGGGTGGAAATGCTGCTAAAGGTCAAGGGTGACAAAGTTGAACGAGAAAGTGATATTCCAATTGAAAACTACTTTACTTGTTAGTATGCTTTTCAAGTGATAAGCTATATATGCAGAATGTGCATCCAACTTATTTGTTATTTTCAAGCAATAAAACTAAATTCATGTTCTTTTTCTGGTTATGTGACAGCTCAAGATTTGAGATGTATAGAACTGTTATATGATGAATATGGACTGGATTTTATTGATGCTGTACGTGAGAATGTGAGTTCTGCATTGCCTGTAATACTGAATCGTTTAAAGCAGAAGGAAGAagaaattttagaaaaactatCAGATTTTAGTGAAGTTTGGACTGAAGCTCAAGCCACAAACCATCTGAGATCACTTGATCATCGTAGTTTCTATTTTAAGCAGCAAGATCCAAAGACCCTGAGTTCAAAAGGTAATTTTGATTTCATCAGATGCATCAtggaccttttttcttttttcctcccCTTTTTAGATTTTTATACTATATTTAGTAAAATTTGGCTGGGGTGAAAGGCCAATTTTTCCATAAAAGGTGTaggtttttttatttctttacatGTTCTATTGGTTCTGATCATATATGCAGCACCTGGATGGCAACACCTGTTACTTTCTGGAAgttctatttattttattatatgaatCCCAATAGCTAATTTGATCTGCATAAACATGAAAATGTCAGTATAGATTTTTATATTTCTCTGCATTAGTATTATCTTGGTAGTGTTATATATCCACATGATATTGTGGCATTTGCCACTTAAATATGTAATCATTTGTTATAACTCATCACTTAAATACTTATGAGTATAAATATCATCCTATAAATTTTTATGCAGGACTTGAAATTTGGTAGTAATTTAGATGCAATTATGTAGTAATTTATACTTAATATTTTGTTTGAATTTTTTACTTGAACTGCATATGCTTCATTCCACGTATGTGCTATGCAATACTTTGATTGCCTGCTCACCATGACTTATCTATAAAACATATTGCTTTTACCGTCGTTTACAATTTACTATACTTTTCTACCCCTTTCTTGATAAAGTTGTTATTTTTCCATTATGATCTGCCTAGAGGCAAATACCTAGGTTCTATTTGGAACCCTTTTGATACACATATTTAAGAACCTATAGAGAATTAGTGAAGCCACATAATGTAATCatacaaggttcgcaatatcgtatcgtgccggtatttcgacctgggctcggtaccggtacagtatggtgtaccgagcggtacacccaggtgcacCGAGCACTGTAGTACTGTAACAGTGCATTGCTACAAAGTACTGGTGCACTGTACTGCTACTGTAACAGTGcactgtactgctacagtgcactacAACAGTGCACtgctgcagtgctacagtgcactactATAGTGCAGACCGATACCAGATGATTcgtgtaccgctggcctgtcggatcggtacgtaccgcccgtaccgggaggtacgattcggtatggcagaccttgatcATGCTATCAGAGGTCATATTCTTCATCATTGGCCAGTATTTTTATAAACTAATTTTAGGTGCTACTGGTGGGAAAACTTATATTGGAGACATAATTCATTTGTTTTAGAGTCAAGGTGTTCATGTTCCTGTAGTCAAGGAAGAAAGTTTATTTTGAATTGTCAGGTGCCTATCTCTTGGTAAATCTTGATGTATCTACCTGCCTAGAGGAGGTTGATTTGATCAAAATCAAGTTATGTGCCCAGAGATCACACATGAAGATAAAAATTTCAGGTTATTTATTGGTAAAATTTACAAGATATGCTCCTATAAGTTTTGGAGGAAATATATTAGAGGAAAGCAACTGAATTTACATGAAGTTCAGCATCTGTTAGATTTATTTAGAAATCAGATTTGTGTTGGGCTTGCAAGCTGAAATTATCTTGAGTTGATAACTATAGAAGTTCAATACAAACTTGGTCTAATTATCTCAAGAACAATAGGACTTAATCTTAACAGGGTGTTAAAATTCAGGTTCTTTTCAAAATAGTCTATAAAAGCAGTGTCTGcaataccggactgtaccgcccggtacgggcggtacgtaccggtccgagaggttatcggtacgcggaccgcccgttaccgggcggaacgaataattatatatatatatatatatatatatatatatatatatatatataatttaaataatcgaGGCGATGTCGCGTCGCCTCGGCAATGTcaccgaggcgacacgacgtcgcctttttcggcgacgtcgtcgaggcgacgcaacgtctttttcggcgacgtcaccgaggcgacacaacgtcgcctttttcggcgacgtcgccaaggtatatatatatatatatatatatatataattataattatatatatataattatatatatataattatatatatataattatatatatacatatattatttaaataaatgtCACCTCGGCGACGTTGCCCCatgtggggaaggaaaaggcgacgtcgtcgaggcgatgcgacgtcagccaataaataaataaaaaataaatataatatatatatcaataaataaataaaaaataaatataatatatatatatatcgaatggtataccgctcggtataccgagcggtataccgttctgtaccataccgagcgatcgtcgaaacttcggtacggtacgaaatttcagacCTTGTATAAAAGTATCCAAACACCAAGAATAAATATCTCTTAGAAATTTAATCATGTGGCATTCACCTCTTGAGAATATTTGGTTTTGTTTGAAGGCTGATTATGGAACTATTTTTAAAACTGGGAATCTGGAAATTGTTATTTATTAAAGTATTCGATGTGTTAAGTTTTCAAAAATCTGTTGAAATGGAATTTTAATAAATGTACATTGGACATGATCATGTGCTGGTGGAAGTGTTTCATCTTCTTGAGTGCTTTAACTTTGTCTATTGAAGTAATGGAAATTCAGAGTATCATAAATCTCTCCGTCATGAGAGTCTGTCTTGGATTCAGTTATATGGTCAAATATAACAAATATGTAACCTATTTCAAAAATACATATGTGATAATGGTATTAGTTGCTATTTTGTGCTATAAGGTGTTTTTATTTTGTACTTGGTGTGTCGAGCTCTTTAGTTCATCTGTCCAATAGCCCCTGTCTCTACTTTTTTAGCATATGCAATGTATGTGACTTAGAATCTGTTTCATTGTGGCACAAATTTTTGaagtttgagaaaaaaaaaatcggcTATTCTCAAGAGCCTTGGCAAGTAGATAAAGGTAGGCTCACATGGAAAGGTAAGCATTGATCGACAAAGATATCGAAAGAGATGCTGTTGTTGGATACTGCCCATAATTGGTTTATAGGCTCACATGGAAAGTTAGTTGTATTGATCAACAAAGATATGAAAAGATATGCTGTTGTTGGATACTGTCCATACCTACTAGTCCAGCAGGTGATTTCAGCATTTTCTGCCCCTTTTTCCAGTGATATACAACAAATTAGACCAACTAGATAATATATAATGGCTGAACCTTGAGTGGTCTCAAAACATCTCACAGGAGCACAAAATTTGGTATCACATATGCCCATGACTTGAAAGCCAACTTGCTGCAACCAAACATGGAGGAAGAAGTGAAAATTGAAAGGAAAACTGAAGAAGTCAAGTAGCATGATCTATACTGTCTGTTTTCAGCAGCGTATCATATGGTATGTTCGTAATGTATCTGTCTATGAGGGACCATCACCAAGTCTGATACTGAAATTAAAATCTATCGTATAGATCATGCAACAAAGATCTAGTTATTGATTCATCAACCTATTTTAATCTATCTAGACCAATAGATTATCCTGCACTtgctactacttgaatttttaccaTTTTGACAGCTAGTATTAACACACTCATTGCTGCTTAAAAAATTTTCTTGCCTTATTCACTAGGTTGATTAAGTTTTAAAATCATATTTCCATAAAGTATCTTTTGTTCCACCACAGATGCAGTCATAGTTGGTTAATATAATTTGTTTATTTTTCACTGTATCGTTTCTCATGTGACCTTGTAACTTTGTGGTTTGATTGAGAGATCATTACTACCTGACATGTATACATGCCGCATCTACACTCCAGATCAGGATCTATCTAGTCAATTCCTTAGCATGGTATTAATTCAGCGTGTCAATTATCCAACATTTCTGATAACTCTTCTTACTGAACATGCGCAGCAGCTACTACTagtttttatgatatttatgctACCAATTGATATATTTAACAGTTTTGATGTATTTATTCAGGAACTTTTTCAGGGTAACTCATGGTAGACAAAGCTTATTTTGTCATATTGCACTTGTTCTTTGCTTGTTCTGTTATGTGATTTTGTTGGCTGCTGTACTCAAAACTTTCTTGTTAACCATATGTTGACATTTTCACCCTGCAGCTTTGTTGGCAGAATGTAAACAAGTAAATGAGATGGACGATAATATGCTTCTTGATAGAATTGCTGGAGGACACTTCATCCCAGTGGTTTTTGAGTATACAGATGCAGAAATACATGATGTTCTGTACAAGATCATTGAATTATCATGCCATGCGAATTGCACCTTAGAGGGTGAACTCGACAAGGTCATGAATATATGGACAACCTTTTTTGAGCCAATGTTCGGGGTTTTTTGGCAGCTTCAGGACACTGAAAgtaacaaagaaaacaaaaaacatgATTACAGAAGTACCTTGTCATCCTCAGGGCAATGTTCTGGTGGTTCTGATGCTGAAGTTGCATATGAAAGTCTCATATCTGGTCATACTTCAAATCTGTCAGTCATCTGTACTCAGATTGCCAAAGAACAACATGAGAATTTTGAGGTAATAAGCTGCTgaatttttttctcaagaaaTTTCTTAAAGGATGATACAACAACAACTATCACCTTAAAATGACATATTATATATTTTGTCTTTTTATTAATGAAGGAGACAGAGAGATTTTCATTGTTATTCGGAAAGTGTAAGTCCCATAGTTCAATGGTGGCCCTATGCATTGATGTGCTTTTTGCATCATCTTTTGGTAGCGTTTTGGTACTTGAGCTCTCTTATGACACATGCATAATCCACTCTGATACTGATTGTCATGGTTCAGTAGGCCCATTGGCCTAGTGACTTGGATATATGAACTTTTAATCACATCACAAAATTCTCAAAATCCTATAACTGGTGGTAGACctattcaaaatcatatattatcataacTCCCTTCCCATTTCCAGTATGAGATTGATTGGGATGTCACACTTTGCTCTCTCATTCTATCAGTGGTCAGAGTTaggtaagttttcttttttttctctttacgtGCAATTCCTGTCAGCTCATACTGAGCTTTCATTAGAGAATGGGtgtcaattttttattataattctaGTTTATAATAGGAGCTGATCTTGATATGGCAAGAGAAGTGCTTATTCTTCAACTTTTGTGTTCTCAATTAATTTGATCCATATGTCTACTTCTATATCAACATTTCTCCTGTTATCTTGTACTAATGATATTGTCTATAATTTCACTTCCACAAACTATCATTTGTTGGTCTATATTGTGTATTTACTGGTTTCCTTGCATCTTTGGCAAGAATCGCTGTTTCGGGTATCGGACCCCTTTTAGTAATCTGATAAGACCTGTATGTGGTGGCCAATACCAATGTTGGTACACTGATACATATCAGTGTTTCGAAGATCAAGAAAACGAAGACGAAAAGGcagtggaagaggaggaagaagagatggtggagtaagtggaggaagaggagatgatGGATATATGAGCTTTTTAATCACATCACAAAATTCTCAAAATCCTATAACTGGTGGTAGACctattcaaaatcatatattatcataacTCCCTTCCCATTTCCAGTATGAGATTGATTGGGATGTCACACTTTGCTCTCTCATTCTATCAGTGGTCAGAGTTaggtaagttttcttttttttctctttacgtGCAATTCGTGTCAGCTCATACTGAGCTTTCATTAGAGAATGGGtgtcaattttttattataattctaGTTTATAATAGGAGCTGATCTTGCTATGGCAAGAGAAGTGCTTATTCTTCAAATTTTGTGTTCTCAATTAATTTGATCCATATGTCTACTTTTATATCAACATTTGATCCTGTTATCTTGTACTAATGATATTGTATAGAATTTCACTTCCACAAACTATCATTTGTATATTGTCTATTTGCTGGTTTCCTTGCATCTTTGTCAAGAATCGCCATTTCGGTTATCAGACCGGTTTTAATAATCTGATAAGATCTGTACATGGTGGTCAATACCATATTTTGGTACATCGATACGCACCAGTGTttcgaagaggaagaaaaagaagacgaaAAGGcagtggaagaggaggaaggaagaagagatggtggaggaagtggaggaagaggagatgatggaggaagaaggatgaaggaggaagagaaaggaagaggaaggagcaggaagatgaagaggagaagaggtgTAGGTAGCTGTGTGCGACAGAGGTGAGCACAAGGTCATGATGGAGGTGTGCAGCTGTGCACGGTGTGTGTGGCAGAGGTGTGCGGTTTTGCATGGCAAAGGCTGTCGGGGCTTTATGTGGTGTGTGTGAGAAGCTATTAGGGTAATCACATGGCCTTTTTATATGGGTGGACTAGACCACCTGAAATGAGACGGTCCTTATACCCATCGATGCTTGGGCCGGTACATCCTATCTATTTCATATTGAAATGCATTTTGTTGATCTTTGGTGGCTGATTGTTGTCAGGATAGTCGAGACTGCTTGTTTGTATGGAAAGAAGTTGGGCTTTGTGTTGGATCTTTTTTCTTAAACTTAATCACTCAAGAATGTAAATATTCTTGGAAGCCTTTTATGATTCTCTGTACATGTCCAGCCCATGCAGCTTGGCCTATATAGTTCACAATGATGCTCAAACATGCAGATGCCATGTTTTTTCCCGAGGTTCTTGGAAAATGATCATTCTTTATTGTCCTCTTATCGAGACTTCTTCTGATCTTACATTTTGGCCATTCAGAGTGTCACCTTGAATTTATCTCATTAGTGTGTCATTTCTGGTATATCATAACTTCTTTCTCAATGCTCTCTAAGGTATTTATCTGATTTTGTTGTCCAACTGGTTCTTTTTGATGTGGTTATCAGCTTTCATGTCTCTATTCCTAGTTCTATTTGTGTTGCATTGTTCTTGACATTGTTGACTTTGTTCTCCTAAAAACTTCATCTCTGGACTTTTATTTTACTTCTTAGTTACAGATCAACCTTTTCCTAACCATACTCTTTTGGCTTATAATGGAGATCTCAGGCAAGGCAATATGATTTTCTTGTGAGAACTGATGTATTGTTTGTTAgttcattaaatttgaatgaataaTTAATCAACTTTGATTTTTTCAAGTATTATTACAAATTCCTCTATAATGTTCTTATTTATGTTCCTTTTGTTCTTGCATGTTCTTTCAAATTAGATAGCCTTACTGTTTTGTGCTTTACCCTTTTGTTGGTTATAACACATTTATTGGTCCTCATGCTTTTCCATCTATAggctcccctttttttttctcccaaTTTTAGAAGACTCACCTAGGTGATTTATACTAGAGCATCCTAACATTTAATCTCTAATCATGTAACAACTATATTGTGCACATTTTGTAACATGGTCCATGTTTGGTGTAAAAAGAGTGGTCTGGTGCTTCCTCTTTGGTGAATCACTGGATTTTGTTCATCTTTAGCTTAGTCCCAATCCTTAATACAATTGCTTTTAACTATTGCAGTCACTACCTGTTAATATGTTTTTATGGAAATCTTGTGGCCACTTGTTGCTAGTTGCCATTAATGTCCTAATGAAATGAACAAGTGAATTTCCTCTTGTCAATAACAGACTTGGTTTATCTTTCTTACATAATTCACTAATTCAACTGCTTGTGAGATATGTCTGATTGAAGTCTATGGAGATACTGTAAGAGTACTAGGTGGGCCAGAATATATTCGTGCATGTATTCTAATTGAGTCATTATCTTCTATTTGTGCTTTAGGGGGGCCAGAATCAGGAATCTGTTGTTGACAGAACTTGTGGTGACCCAATAAGATTTAATGACAAAGTTCATCAATACAATGAAGTTTCTGCAATCTGTAACAATGAAGATGAGAAAGAAGAGGGCGAGTTATCACCTGAAGTATATTTTGAAGAGAATATAGTTGTGGATTCTGAGGGTATTGTGATGGACAAATTGGTTGACGATGGTACAGAAGGAAGACAATTTCAATTAGGTCCTGGAGCACTGACAGTGGATTTTGTGGTAGATGCAGAAGCACAAGTGAATGGTGATGCTGAAAACGAGGGCATTGAGAGTGCATCAGGGCCTTTTAACGACAGCCCAAATGCACATGAGGCAGTTGTAGATGCTTCACACGGCCAATGTGATGACAATGATGTTCAGGAATCCTCTCATGATAATGAGGAAGAGGATGAGATAGATCATGATGCCAAGGGTGGAAGTGTACAGGTTGACAAGATGTCTGATGATGCTGATAATTTTCAGGGAGAGGGAACAAACTTACCATTTTCAGCTTGTCAGTTGAAAACATCGAAACCTCTTACTGAGCATGCACCTAGATTGTTACATAATGAAGATAGGCAAACAAGGATCTTCTATGGCAGTACTTCATTTTATTTGCTTCTTAAAATCCATCAGgttagaaaattttatttttaattctatTATATTTAGCTAGATAGATAACCACTTTTCATTTTTATAATCTCATCTTTGGCAGATTTTGTATAAGAGAATACTCTCTGCTAAGACAAATTCATTAGCAGCAGAAATACGGTCCAGTAATCAGGACAATGCaaatcatcataatcaatatgcaAGGTAACTTCTCTCGAAATGATTGAAGCTATATTTCTAAATATTCACAACCCAATCAGTTATGTGTTGATATATAATGTGAATGCAGATTTAAGGATGCACTTTACAGTTATCTCGGTGGTCTTACTGACAAATCGAATTTTGAAGATGACTGCCTTGCTTTTGTTGGACCTCAGTCATATATACTTTCTACATTGGATATCTTGGTACATAAACTTGTCAAACAGGTACATCTCATTTTACGGTaggatttctctttgaatatttcaaTCTTATCTAAATGAACTACTTGTGTCCTTTCAGCTGAAAGCAGTTGC of Musa acuminata AAA Group cultivar baxijiao chromosome BXJ1-7, Cavendish_Baxijiao_AAA, whole genome shotgun sequence contains these proteins:
- the LOC135679014 gene encoding paired amphipathic helix protein Sin3-like 2 isoform X1, with the protein product MEGSGDDPDHSVERRKRKRKPTGSPADDFRSKQHRGAAMTSPSADRRKVSCDDALEFLVALKEGLDPDKYEEFLDTVVDMKEQSSAVHETVERLKELLRISGLPESALAFDVFVPKGWDAPAPSVSEKKPDYRDALAHVRRVRSRFSNNEAKYTSFLDIFRMHRTDRKPMDQVHEEVMALFQGHDDLLEEYSFFFNHGSERKRYGIVSSSRPFSPQDEERPTNSNDAPAGEKEGRLSLYADCHLSNLEHSKSKKYIERHSVVGKDQRGSSKMCMVQKETHKNLNNLLPVQKPSQRFDHCVAEPPHKGHRARLVDEEEIPMDMDHEGDVLQEKLSESDRIRDTKRLFGGSSVLKDKDPCKNNLFGDDEECDHGKGYLKPDTSKCHRSAPGYVILPDHCHILPPSYMSEIGSAVLNDSLVCMTSGSENNSFKIMHWNKYEECLIRCDDDRFELDMLLKLVTVTAKRVEMLLKVKGDKVERESDIPIENYFTSQDLRCIELLYDEYGLDFIDAVRENVSSALPVILNRLKQKEEEILEKLSDFSEVWTEAQATNHLRSLDHRSFYFKQQDPKTLSSKALLAECKQVNEMDDNMLLDRIAGGHFIPVVFEYTDAEIHDVLYKIIELSCHANCTLEGELDKVMNIWTTFFEPMFGVFWQLQDTESNKENKKHDYRSTLSSSGQCSGGSDAEVAYESLISGHTSNLSVICTQIAKEQHENFEGGQNQESVVDRTCGDPIRFNDKVHQYNEVSAICNNEDEKEEGELSPEVYFEENIVVDSEGIVMDKLVDDGTEGRQFQLGPGALTVDFVVDAEAQVNGDAENEGIESASGPFNDSPNAHEAVVDASHGQCDDNDVQESSHDNEEEDEIDHDAKGGSVQVDKMSDDADNFQGEGTNLPFSACQLKTSKPLTEHAPRLLHNEDRQTRIFYGSTSFYLLLKIHQILYKRILSAKTNSLAAEIRSSNQDNANHHNQYARFKDALYSYLGGLTDKSNFEDDCLAFVGPQSYILSTLDILVHKLVKQLKAVAISETNNKFLQLYAYEKQRGPGRFDDLVYLQNARVINNADLFRFECSFNPTRISIQLLEHPNDETEANVVPSNPDFAAYFYSGFLQNISDEKGTYKGFLRRNIRNFHKYHKCNCDGHCATCEPMERIQVTNGLQCRILNSFKVLYVMGTEDLLFRKEKRNRFAYEPKRFDL
- the LOC135679014 gene encoding paired amphipathic helix protein Sin3-like 2 isoform X2; protein product: MEGSGDDPDHSVERRKRKRKPTGSPADDLSKQHRGAAMTSPSADRRKVSCDDALEFLVALKEGLDPDKYEEFLDTVVDMKEQSSAVHETVERLKELLRISGLPESALAFDVFVPKGWDAPAPSVSEKKPDYRDALAHVRRVRSRFSNNEAKYTSFLDIFRMHRTDRKPMDQVHEEVMALFQGHDDLLEEYSFFFNHGSERKRYGIVSSSRPFSPQDEERPTNSNDAPAGEKEGRLSLYADCHLSNLEHSKSKKYIERHSVVGKDQRGSSKMCMVQKETHKNLNNLLPVQKPSQRFDHCVAEPPHKGHRARLVDEEEIPMDMDHEGDVLQEKLSESDRIRDTKRLFGGSSVLKDKDPCKNNLFGDDEECDHGKGYLKPDTSKCHRSAPGYVILPDHCHILPPSYMSEIGSAVLNDSLVCMTSGSENNSFKIMHWNKYEECLIRCDDDRFELDMLLKLVTVTAKRVEMLLKVKGDKVERESDIPIENYFTSQDLRCIELLYDEYGLDFIDAVRENVSSALPVILNRLKQKEEEILEKLSDFSEVWTEAQATNHLRSLDHRSFYFKQQDPKTLSSKALLAECKQVNEMDDNMLLDRIAGGHFIPVVFEYTDAEIHDVLYKIIELSCHANCTLEGELDKVMNIWTTFFEPMFGVFWQLQDTESNKENKKHDYRSTLSSSGQCSGGSDAEVAYESLISGHTSNLSVICTQIAKEQHENFEGGQNQESVVDRTCGDPIRFNDKVHQYNEVSAICNNEDEKEEGELSPEVYFEENIVVDSEGIVMDKLVDDGTEGRQFQLGPGALTVDFVVDAEAQVNGDAENEGIESASGPFNDSPNAHEAVVDASHGQCDDNDVQESSHDNEEEDEIDHDAKGGSVQVDKMSDDADNFQGEGTNLPFSACQLKTSKPLTEHAPRLLHNEDRQTRIFYGSTSFYLLLKIHQILYKRILSAKTNSLAAEIRSSNQDNANHHNQYARFKDALYSYLGGLTDKSNFEDDCLAFVGPQSYILSTLDILVHKLVKQLKAVAISETNNKFLQLYAYEKQRGPGRFDDLVYLQNARVINNADLFRFECSFNPTRISIQLLEHPNDETEANVVPSNPDFAAYFYSGFLQNISDEKGTYKGFLRRNIRNFHKYHKCNCDGHCATCEPMERIQVTNGLQCRILNSFKVLYVMGTEDLLFRKEKRNRFAYEPKRFDL